Proteins encoded by one window of Salvia splendens isolate huo1 chromosome 14, SspV2, whole genome shotgun sequence:
- the LOC121765402 gene encoding cysteine proteinase inhibitor 1-like — protein sequence MASSMTMTASFFGGAVAAKPAAATTRRSQLAVRASMDLEKAVEKNSNTRRGLMLAAAGAAAVSSVAKVAMAADDKIQMLGGWTEVKDPSAPEYLILATFAVSEYNKQNNKALTLNSVIKAETQVVAGVNYRLRISARDEIRPNGTFQAVVYSQAAPTSLHLTDFVGISR from the exons ATGGCATCATCCATGACCATGACCGCCTCCTTCTTTGGTGGCGCCGTCGCCGCCAAGCCGGCCGCGGCCACCACACGCCGCAGCCAGCTGGCAGTGAGGGCCTCAATGGACTTGGAGAAGGCGGTGGAGAAGAACAGCAACACGAGACGGGGCCTCATGTTGGCCGCGGCTGGCGCAGCAGCAGTGTCATCCGTCGCGAAGGTCGCGATGGCCGCCGACGATAAAATCCA GATGTTGGGTGGCTGGACGGAGGTCAAGGATCCAAGTGCACCGGAGTATTTAATACTGGCGACATTCGCGGTGTCGGAATACAACAAACAGAATAACAAGGCCTTGACTTTGAACTCCGTGATAAAGGCAGAGACGCAGGTGGTGGCTGGTGTGAATTACAGGCTGCGGAtctctgcccgggatgaaatacGCCCGAACGGCACCTTCCAGGCAGTTGTTTACTCCCAGGCCGCGCCGACATCCCTACACCTCACTGACTTCGTGGGAATTTCTCGCTAG